One Serpentinicella alkaliphila DNA segment encodes these proteins:
- a CDS encoding FAD:protein FMN transferase, with amino-acid sequence MKNTLKKITILTLVLLFLLYGCKSNDSQNSLKLVKEVDFVLGTMGRINVLSESEEDGRRAIAKAFDRVREIENKMSTSIAGSDVYLLNENAGNNYITVDKETLYVINKGLEYYELTGGDFNISIGALINLWGIGKTNKVPSQENIHAAMENIDINAINIDNQSVRIDIPNVQIDLGGIAKGYAVDEAIKVLRENGIKSGLVDLGGDIYAFGKKADDSSWNVGIQDPEKGANPIASIPLTDKSIVTSGDYERFFMEDNIRYHHIIDPKTGYPVRNDLRSVTIISDLSIDGDVLSTAVFIMGLEKGMSLIESLDGVETLIITNDKKIYTSSGLKDQLNILNDSYEEREL; translated from the coding sequence ATGAAAAATACATTAAAAAAAATTACAATATTAACTTTAGTACTTCTTTTTTTACTTTATGGCTGCAAATCAAATGATTCGCAAAATTCTCTAAAGCTTGTTAAAGAAGTGGATTTTGTATTAGGTACAATGGGCAGGATAAATGTTTTGTCAGAGTCAGAAGAGGATGGACGAAGGGCTATTGCAAAAGCCTTTGATAGAGTCCGTGAAATTGAAAATAAGATGAGTACTTCCATAGCAGGTAGTGATGTATATCTACTTAACGAAAATGCCGGAAATAATTATATAACAGTTGATAAAGAAACTCTTTATGTAATTAATAAAGGTCTAGAATACTATGAACTAACTGGTGGGGACTTTAATATTTCTATAGGGGCACTAATTAATTTATGGGGTATTGGAAAAACAAATAAGGTTCCATCACAAGAAAATATTCATGCTGCAATGGAAAATATAGATATAAATGCAATAAACATTGACAATCAATCTGTAAGAATAGATATTCCAAATGTACAAATAGATTTAGGCGGAATTGCTAAAGGATACGCAGTAGATGAAGCAATAAAAGTTTTAAGAGAAAATGGAATTAAAAGTGGTCTGGTTGATTTAGGTGGGGATATATATGCCTTTGGTAAAAAGGCTGATGACAGCTCATGGAATGTTGGAATTCAGGACCCTGAAAAGGGTGCAAATCCGATTGCAAGTATTCCTCTTACTGATAAGTCTATAGTTACTTCAGGTGATTATGAACGTTTTTTCATGGAGGATAATATAAGATATCATCATATAATAGATCCAAAGACTGGATATCCTGTACGTAATGACCTTAGAAGTGTAACGATCATTTCTGACTTATCAATCGATGGGGATGTACTATCAACAGCTGTTTTTATAATGGGATTAGAAAAGGGCATGTCCTTAATTGAATCTCTTGATGGTGTTGAAACCTTAATAATTACCAATGATAAAAAAATATATACTAGTTCAGGTCTAAAGGACCAGTTAAATATATTAAATGATAGCTATGAGGAAAGGGAGTTGTAG
- a CDS encoding HAD family hydrolase: MTKNIGAFFDIDGTLHRDSLMMEHFKKLINDEVIDPVIWHNIAKKTFQNWDKRMGNFEDYLLEVAEVYLQSMKGMRKDHIEFVSNQVIDSKGDRVYRFTRDRIKWHKEQGHKVIFISGSPDFLVARMAKKYDVTDFRGTSYLVDENNIFTGEIVQMWDSCSKHDAIIDFVGKYNIDLSKSYAYGDTNGDLSMLKLVAHPTAINPAKELITNIKKDPELVAKTTVIIERKDTIYKMSADVEIL, encoded by the coding sequence ATGACAAAAAATATAGGGGCTTTTTTCGATATTGATGGTACCTTGCACAGGGACTCACTTATGATGGAACATTTTAAAAAACTAATAAACGATGAAGTTATAGATCCTGTTATATGGCATAATATAGCGAAAAAAACCTTTCAAAACTGGGATAAACGTATGGGTAATTTTGAGGATTATTTATTAGAGGTAGCAGAGGTTTATTTACAGTCGATGAAGGGAATGAGAAAGGACCATATAGAATTTGTATCTAATCAAGTAATTGATAGTAAAGGTGATCGAGTATATAGATTTACTAGGGATAGAATAAAATGGCATAAGGAACAAGGTCATAAAGTAATTTTTATTTCTGGAAGCCCAGATTTTTTAGTAGCAAGAATGGCAAAAAAATATGACGTAACTGATTTTAGAGGTACTAGCTACTTAGTAGATGAAAATAACATATTTACTGGAGAAATAGTGCAAATGTGGGACTCTTGTAGTAAGCATGATGCGATTATAGATTTTGTTGGTAAGTATAATATAGATTTGAGCAAAAGCTATGCATATGGCGATACAAATGGAGACTTATCAATGTTAAAACTTGTAGCTCACCCAACTGCTATTAATCCGGCTAAAGAACTTATTACAAATATAAAGAAAGATCCAGAATTAGTTGCAAAAACAACAGTTATTATTGAACGTAAAGATACAATATATAAGATGTCAGCAGATGTAGAAATATTATAA
- the cphA gene encoding cyanophycin synthetase: MNLINIVAYPGRNIYAHFPVVRVIVDLGEYMDIPTCDIPGFNDKLIAMLPGLREHKCSRGYVGGFLDRLEKGTYLAHIMEHASLEIQKQLGFDVSFGKARFLEKETIYYVVFEYINEIAGYESGMLAFNILDSILNNKGVNIEKNFDIIRNKMKENELGPSTKAIIDEARKRKIPITRIGNDSLIQLGYGKYNRKIQATLSDKTSCIAVDTACNKELTNYILSIKGIPVPEGESFYTFAEAREFIDKLRFPVVIKPYNGNQGKGVSLGINNFKDAETAFNIALQYSDKVLVERFIIGQNYRIAVVNDKVVAVSKRICANVIGDGKSTLKQLIDRENQNPLRGEGHEKPLTKIKIDDVMMLLLDKNGINLEHVPPFGEVVYLRENDNLSTGGTAIDATEEIHPENIRLAINAVNAIGLDIAGVDMVAIDISKPIREYGGAVIEVNACPGIRMHHFPSKGIERNVAKEIVNMLYPEGASHSIPIFAITGTNGKTTTTRIIEKIMKEDKKIVGMTSTGGVYIDGELIVPGDTTGPRSAQAILMDNRVDVAVLETARGGLINRGLAYDKADIGIITNISDDHLGIDGVNTLEEMADVKSLVVEAVKKEGYAVLNADDKFTPQIVSRVKSNIIYFSESFENPIIQNHIENKGLAVYLKNNVVIIYDGIGEINLMKINEIPATLNGLLKHNVQNSLASIAATYAHGVDIDVIRQALRKFTTDEKSNQGRFNIFDVRDFKVILDYGHNIDGINTVLSAIDKIKQNKAIGVIGTPGDRTDISILKIGEICGKYLDYIYVKEDKDTRGRKIGEVANILRKGCAIGGAVESCTTIELCEVTALERAMEQASKDDIIIVFYEKYYPLLEAIKRYQNNEVKQIQSEVI; the protein is encoded by the coding sequence ATGAATCTAATAAACATAGTGGCATATCCAGGGCGAAATATATATGCTCACTTTCCTGTAGTAAGAGTAATTGTTGACTTAGGTGAATACATGGATATACCCACTTGTGATATTCCAGGATTTAATGATAAATTAATAGCCATGCTGCCTGGATTAAGGGAGCATAAATGTAGCAGAGGATATGTTGGAGGATTTTTAGACAGACTTGAAAAAGGTACCTATTTAGCTCATATAATGGAGCACGCTTCTTTGGAAATACAAAAGCAATTAGGGTTTGATGTAAGTTTTGGAAAAGCCAGATTTTTAGAAAAAGAAACGATTTATTATGTTGTTTTTGAGTATATAAATGAGATTGCTGGTTATGAAAGTGGGATGCTAGCATTTAACATACTAGACTCAATTTTGAATAATAAGGGAGTAAATATAGAGAAGAACTTTGACATTATTAGAAATAAAATGAAAGAAAATGAACTAGGTCCAAGTACAAAGGCCATAATTGATGAAGCAAGAAAAAGAAAAATACCAATAACTAGAATAGGAAACGATAGTTTAATACAATTAGGATATGGAAAATACAATAGAAAAATCCAAGCTACGCTATCTGATAAAACTAGCTGTATTGCTGTTGACACCGCATGTAATAAGGAATTAACAAACTATATATTGTCAATAAAAGGAATTCCAGTGCCAGAAGGAGAAAGCTTTTATACATTTGCTGAAGCTCGTGAGTTTATTGATAAACTTCGGTTTCCAGTAGTTATTAAACCCTATAATGGAAATCAAGGCAAAGGTGTTTCTTTAGGGATAAATAATTTTAAAGATGCTGAAACTGCTTTTAATATTGCTTTGCAATACAGTGATAAAGTGCTAGTAGAAAGATTTATTATTGGTCAAAATTATAGAATAGCAGTGGTGAATGATAAAGTAGTCGCTGTTTCTAAAAGGATTTGTGCAAATGTTATTGGAGATGGTAAAAGTACTTTAAAACAGTTAATTGATCGTGAAAATCAAAATCCACTTAGAGGAGAGGGCCATGAGAAGCCTTTAACTAAAATAAAAATTGATGATGTAATGATGCTTTTATTAGATAAAAATGGTATTAACCTAGAGCATGTCCCACCTTTTGGTGAAGTTGTATATTTGAGAGAGAATGATAATTTAAGTACAGGTGGAACTGCTATAGATGCGACAGAAGAAATACATCCAGAAAATATTAGATTAGCTATTAATGCAGTTAATGCTATTGGATTAGATATTGCTGGAGTTGATATGGTAGCTATTGATATATCTAAGCCAATTAGAGAATACGGTGGTGCAGTAATCGAAGTAAATGCATGCCCAGGAATAAGAATGCATCATTTTCCTTCAAAAGGAATTGAGAGAAATGTAGCAAAAGAAATAGTAAACATGCTATATCCTGAAGGTGCAAGCCATAGCATTCCAATATTTGCAATTACTGGTACTAATGGTAAGACAACTACGACTCGCATAATTGAAAAAATAATGAAAGAAGATAAGAAAATTGTTGGAATGACAAGCACTGGTGGAGTATATATTGATGGTGAATTAATAGTCCCTGGAGATACTACAGGGCCTAGAAGTGCCCAAGCCATATTGATGGATAACCGTGTTGATGTTGCTGTATTAGAAACAGCTAGAGGTGGTTTGATTAACAGAGGTTTAGCCTATGATAAAGCGGATATTGGTATTATCACGAACATTAGTGATGATCATTTAGGGATAGATGGTGTAAATACATTAGAGGAAATGGCAGATGTAAAAAGTCTTGTTGTTGAAGCCGTAAAAAAAGAGGGATATGCTGTGTTAAACGCAGATGATAAATTTACCCCACAAATTGTATCTAGAGTAAAAAGTAATATCATATATTTCTCAGAGAGTTTCGAAAATCCTATTATTCAAAATCATATAGAAAATAAAGGATTAGCAGTTTATTTAAAAAACAATGTTGTAATAATTTATGATGGTATCGGAGAAATCAATTTAATGAAAATCAATGAAATCCCTGCAACCTTAAATGGATTACTTAAACATAATGTTCAAAACAGCCTAGCATCAATTGCAGCTACTTACGCTCATGGAGTTGATATTGATGTAATCCGTCAAGCATTGAGGAAATTTACTACTGATGAAAAAAGTAATCAAGGAAGATTTAATATATTTGACGTTAGGGACTTTAAAGTAATTTTAGATTATGGGCATAATATTGATGGAATAAATACAGTTTTAAGTGCTATTGATAAAATAAAGCAGAATAAAGCAATTGGTGTAATCGGAACACCAGGTGATAGAACAGATATAAGTATACTAAAAATCGGTGAAATATGTGGAAAGTATTTAGATTATATTTATGTTAAAGAGGATAAGGATACGAGAGGTAGAAAAATTGGAGAAGTTGCCAACATTCTTAGAAAAGGATGTGCTATTGGCGGAGCCGTAGAAAGTTGTACTACAATCGAGCTTTGTGAGGTCACAGCATTGGAAAGGGCTATGGAACAGGCGAGTAAAGATGATATAATAATAGTGTTTTATGAAAAATACTATCCATTACTAGAAGCAATAAAAAGGTATCAAAATAATGAAGTTAAACAAATCCAGTCAGAAGTTATATAA
- a CDS encoding cyanophycinase, translating to MEKDSRVSLIIIGGGEDKNAHMEILEDVVRLSGGKDANIAIITTATNYPLEVGEQYKRIFYDIGANLVDTLNIESRKEANNKHLLRNLEDIKCLFFTGGDQLRISSILGGTEFHRYIQQRIKKDLIVAGTSAGASMMSEVMVVAGDDEEAPRKSTVKLAPGMGFIKGVIIDQHFNQRGRIGRLLGAVAQNPYALGIGIDEDTAIIMNDKEEIEVIGSGVITIVDGKEITYTNISEQNQHEPLAITGVKVHILPEGYRYSLINRKTIIDEK from the coding sequence ATGGAAAAGGACAGTAGAGTTTCTTTAATTATTATTGGTGGTGGAGAAGACAAAAACGCTCATATGGAAATTTTAGAGGATGTAGTTCGTTTATCCGGTGGAAAAGATGCCAATATAGCAATTATTACTACAGCTACGAATTATCCCTTAGAAGTAGGGGAACAATATAAAAGGATTTTTTATGATATTGGGGCTAATTTAGTAGATACCTTAAATATAGAATCAAGAAAAGAAGCGAATAATAAACATCTACTTCGAAACCTAGAAGATATAAAGTGTTTATTTTTCACTGGTGGGGATCAATTAAGGATATCGAGTATATTAGGTGGAACTGAGTTTCATAGATATATTCAGCAGAGAATAAAGAAAGACTTAATAGTTGCTGGTACAAGTGCTGGTGCCTCAATGATGAGTGAGGTCATGGTAGTAGCTGGAGATGATGAAGAGGCGCCAAGAAAGAGTACTGTAAAATTGGCACCAGGGATGGGATTTATAAAAGGTGTTATTATTGATCAACACTTTAATCAAAGAGGAAGAATAGGAAGATTACTTGGAGCAGTAGCACAAAATCCATATGCCTTAGGCATAGGTATAGACGAGGATACTGCTATAATTATGAATGACAAAGAGGAAATTGAAGTAATAGGCTCTGGTGTAATAACAATCGTTGATGGAAAAGAAATTACTTATACTAATATTTCTGAACAAAATCAGCATGAACCATTAGCTATAACTGGTGTAAAAGTTCATATATTACCTGAAGGCTATAGATATAGCCTAATAAATAGAAAAACCATTATTGATGAAAAATAA
- a CDS encoding Na/Pi cotransporter family protein, which produces MEMLFGVLGGLGLFLYGMNVMSTGLQKAAGDKLKSIISLLTSSKIMSVLVGAGVTAIVQSSSATTVMVVGFVNAGMMKLTQAVGLIMGANIGTTITAQVITFKIDKYAPIIVGISVGVWLFTSNRKVKQIAEAFIGFGILFIGMKFMGDALRPLRAYQPFKDLLVSFGEHPFLGILAGFAITVAVQSSSASTGILLALAMEGLIPISSGLPILFGINMGTTITAIISSIGANITAKRAAAFHFLFNFIGTIIFIFILRIPLYRIINVISPGDVPRQIANAHTIFNVTSTILLLPFAGLLVKIAKRIVPGEEEAAEGIKYIDERILETPSIALSSVVKETLHMGNVAKDSYKNSLEALIERDYKKIEETKRIEKIVNELEREISKYLVKLSNTNISAQDREVVDGLFSTINDIERVGDHAENVAELAEYMLENDLAFTEDAVEELKHISGIVMEAYTDSLTVLTSYNYDLARKVTAMEEEVDVLERRLRASHIERLNTNKCVPSSGVIFLDLISNLERIADHASNIVMPILDHEKKKKNK; this is translated from the coding sequence ATGGAAATGTTGTTTGGAGTTCTTGGTGGACTCGGTTTGTTCCTATACGGAATGAATGTAATGAGTACAGGATTGCAAAAAGCTGCTGGTGATAAACTTAAATCGATTATAAGCCTATTAACAAGTAGTAAAATAATGTCGGTTTTAGTTGGTGCTGGGGTAACTGCAATTGTTCAAAGTAGTAGTGCAACAACTGTAATGGTAGTAGGTTTCGTAAATGCTGGAATGATGAAGCTGACTCAAGCAGTTGGGTTAATAATGGGTGCTAATATAGGTACAACTATAACTGCACAAGTTATTACATTTAAAATAGACAAATATGCCCCTATAATTGTAGGTATATCTGTTGGGGTTTGGCTATTTACGTCAAATAGAAAAGTTAAACAGATTGCTGAGGCATTTATAGGTTTTGGTATTTTATTTATAGGTATGAAATTTATGGGGGATGCTTTAAGACCTTTAAGAGCGTATCAACCTTTTAAAGATTTGCTAGTTAGTTTTGGTGAACATCCGTTTCTTGGTATTTTAGCTGGATTTGCAATTACTGTAGCAGTACAGAGTAGTTCAGCTTCAACAGGTATATTGTTAGCTCTAGCTATGGAAGGTTTAATCCCTATTAGCTCAGGATTACCTATTTTATTTGGTATTAATATGGGGACAACCATTACTGCAATTATTTCAAGTATTGGAGCAAATATTACAGCTAAAAGGGCTGCTGCATTTCACTTTTTATTTAACTTCATAGGTACAATTATATTTATATTTATTTTAAGAATACCATTATATAGAATTATTAATGTTATTAGTCCTGGTGATGTGCCTAGACAAATAGCAAATGCCCATACTATATTTAACGTAACTAGTACTATTCTACTTTTACCTTTTGCTGGATTATTAGTTAAGATTGCTAAAAGAATTGTACCTGGAGAAGAAGAGGCAGCAGAGGGTATCAAATATATTGATGAACGTATTTTGGAGACTCCATCGATTGCCTTAAGTAGTGTTGTTAAAGAAACGCTTCATATGGGTAATGTTGCGAAGGATTCATATAAAAACTCTTTAGAGGCATTAATAGAAAGAGACTATAAAAAGATTGAGGAAACAAAACGTATTGAGAAGATTGTAAACGAACTAGAAAGAGAAATTTCAAAATATTTAGTTAAACTTTCAAATACTAATATATCTGCCCAAGATAGGGAAGTAGTTGATGGGCTTTTCAGTACAATTAATGATATTGAAAGGGTAGGAGATCACGCGGAAAACGTTGCTGAACTTGCCGAATATATGTTAGAAAATGATTTAGCATTTACTGAAGACGCAGTTGAAGAGTTAAAACATATTTCTGGAATAGTTATGGAAGCATATACTGATTCCTTAACAGTTTTAACATCTTATAATTATGACTTAGCAAGAAAAGTTACAGCAATGGAAGAAGAGGTAGATGTGCTAGAAAGAAGACTTAGAGCTAGTCATATAGAGAGATTAAATACAAACAAATGTGTTCCTTCTTCAGGAGTAATTTTCCTAGATTTAATAAGTAATTTAGAAAGAATAGCGGATCATGCTTCTAACATTGTAATGCCTATACTAGATCATGAGAAAAAGAAAAAAAATAAATAA
- the cuyB gene encoding cysteate racemase has translation MKEKIVGILGGMGPEATCEMFRRIIKLTGAKSDSEHLRIIIDNNPKIPDRTKAILHNGHSPVEEMVSTAKNLVGAGADFIIIPCMTAHRFISEVQSFVNVPILDAIELTKQYIEEKYKNINRIGLLATSGTVYAGLFQKYLVENKIIVPNSALQDEVMDIIYGNNGIKFGNTSQEIVDRLKKIVLELTEAEGVEAIIAGCTEVGFVLKQSDIDLPLIDPLTVLASESVKLAKINS, from the coding sequence ATGAAAGAAAAAATAGTGGGTATTTTGGGTGGTATGGGTCCAGAGGCTACATGTGAAATGTTTAGGAGAATAATAAAATTAACCGGAGCAAAAAGTGATTCTGAGCATTTAAGAATAATTATTGATAATAATCCTAAAATTCCAGACAGAACAAAGGCTATTTTACATAATGGACATAGCCCTGTTGAGGAAATGGTATCAACAGCGAAGAATCTAGTAGGGGCAGGAGCAGATTTTATTATAATTCCGTGTATGACAGCACATAGGTTTATTAGTGAGGTTCAAAGCTTTGTAAACGTACCTATTTTAGATGCAATTGAATTAACAAAACAATATATTGAAGAGAAGTATAAAAATATAAATAGAATCGGCTTGCTTGCAACTTCTGGAACCGTTTATGCTGGATTATTTCAGAAATATTTGGTAGAAAATAAAATTATAGTGCCTAATAGTGCTTTGCAGGATGAAGTAATGGATATAATATATGGTAATAACGGAATAAAATTTGGTAACACATCGCAAGAAATAGTCGATCGGTTAAAAAAAATTGTATTAGAGTTGACGGAAGCTGAAGGTGTCGAAGCAATTATTGCAGGTTGTACCGAAGTAGGTTTTGTTTTAAAGCAATCGGATATAGATTTGCCATTAATAGACCCCTTAACGGTACTTGCAAGTGAATCCGTGAAGCTAGCGAAAATTAATAGTTAA